The Telopea speciosissima isolate NSW1024214 ecotype Mountain lineage chromosome 11, Tspe_v1, whole genome shotgun sequence genome includes the window CCCTACCTTCAACCATCTCTACCTTGGCTTGAAATCTGTTGAGCATCCTATAAAGCTAAGCTGTAGATGCCTCCATCTCCGTACCTCCATATAGGTATAAATCCACAACTATCTGATGCATCCCTCACCTTCAACAATGAATAATATTGATCAACAAGTCCAAACAGGACTCAAACTTCTATGTGGTGACCGGCTTGGTAAGCATATCTGTACGATTTTTGTTTGTGTGAATTTTCCTCAAGTGAATACAATTTTTTGACACAAGCTCCTTGATCTTGTGAAGCCTCATATCAATATGTTTTGTCTTTACATGAAACACTTGATTCTTTGCAAGATGGATGACATTCTGACTGTCACAGTGTAACACCATACCTTCTTGTTTTGACCCTAACTCATGAACCAATCCAGCCAACTAGACTCATTCcttggtaggggtgtcaaaaaagccTGGCCAGCCCGAGCCCGCCttaacccgccctgagcccaaacagggtctGGGCCTGGTTTTTCAACCCAGAGGGCGGgcttgggtttagtattttcatggccttggcagggtcgggtcgggtttgggttgagacctcgggttGAGCCCGGCCCAGCCGAGCCCAACCCAGTATTATAGcattaattaaaatatatatatatatataagggttGGTGATAGCAGAACGTACGTCCTGCAAATTTATTTCCACGTATGTAAATAATAACCGTTGATTAACTACAACATTAATCTCAACCATTCAATGAATGTACATCTGGTCACCTATTATTGGCTGTGACAGTTTCTATGAAGTGAGTTTAGTTTCtagataatatttttttttggtcaaaggTTTCTAGATTAAGCGGCCTGTGCTTTTTCCATCGGAAATTTGAGCCGAGGAGCAACTCTTCTTGTCTCAGCCGAGAGAGAGGGCACCACCTCTTTGGTCTGTGCTTTCTGTGagtcagaagaagaaaaggtagaAGTGAAGGTAAGAGAGACTCCAAGATGGCAGTTGGTGCGAGGACGAGAACAATGATGAACGGATACGGAAACTTAACACCAAGATTGAACTCATTCAAGGTGGTATATTCCAGAGAGGGAAAGGTGATGGTGAAAGAGGGAAGGACGAGGATTTGGAGGGTTTTGTACTTAGATATCTAGGTAGGCAGAGGAGGGATGGGTTTTTGAGGCAGAGAGAATTTTTCTCATGTAAATGTTCAGATATACAATTTAGATTTATTTTATCTTTACTACAATTAGTAGATGATCCTGCTATCTTCgtgtttttccttcttcccttatCTAAAGCTTTGGTCCCGTATTTATGTTTAGAAATTTGGACTCTGATTATCAAGAACGATTTACAAGTTTTTCAATTAATGTTCTGGCGAATTTGCTAAATGGGGCAAACTAAAGGGATGGTGGAGTTTTGCTAGAATAGGTTTTCCCTAATTCTTCCTATCATgaagagatttaaaaaaaaaaaaaaaatgattcgaTTGAAAAAGAACGCTTCCGCAGAGAGATTGGGTGTGAGAGGATGGCATTTTGATAGTTTCGGGTGAAAACAGAACGGTTTCACAGAAGGATGAGGTGGAGAAGATAGTAACTTCAGTGACCTGCTGTCACGGTCTCAGGTATGAGATAAAACATGCTTAACGGCTGAGATTTAGCATAATTAAATCATTGGATAAAAACAATCCAACGTGCTGTGAAGTTATTCTTCCGCACGCATTGCGACATTTAAGCCTATATATATAATGGTATTTCCTATTCAGCCATAGTATAGTTCCAAAGCCAAACgcccaaaccctaaatcttaAAATCTCTAATCGCTAAAGATTGAGCCGGAGCAGCGGCTGAAGCTTCCTTCAGTCTCTTACTTTCCTTCGACCTTCATTGACGACTGCCAGAGAGAAAcactgcaactctctctctctctcacaaccaCCCAATCTTTGTTTAAGCTTTAAACCAACAACAGAAATGGAGGAACCCGATCCAGCAAACCCCTTTAGAATCCCCATCACAGGACCTCGGTTTTTGGGGAAGTTTTGCACGCATGAAAATAGAGCTGCTGTATTGAAATAGGTCTCCTACTCTATGTCGAgcttcattcttttttcttcctattAGCTCTTAGTAGAtattactttttttctttcttgtagcTCTTTGTAGAATTtacttttttccccccttcataatgttttccatttttccttCTATGAAAACTTCCTATCAAGACAATCTCCAAGCGAAATACTGTTAAGACTTGCAATCTCATACCTCCCAACCGTTATCTAGCATATGAAAAAAGAAGTTTGCAAGTCTCTTTGTTcccctttcctctctcttttcttaatCAATATTTGAGGGACGGGGAGTCACCTGATTAAATAAACAAGTAGGGCAAATATAAttgagggtcaatcagggccaacctggcccgaccctacccaatcagggtcgggtcgggctaaGGTATACCTTGACAGGGCTGGGATTGGGTTGAGGGATTGTAGGCCCTGGCAGGGCCGGGCTTGGGCTGAGTTTAAGACCCCTAgagttgggttagggtttagggtaagcccggcccagcccgacccattgacacctaTTCCTTGGCTGGCTCAACCGTCGCTATATACTCTGTCTCTGTAGTGGACAATTCAATTGTGGACTGAAGCATCACCCTCCAATGCCTCCATGAGATAGGTCTACCTGCTAATGTAAACATATACCTTATAATAGACCTCCGCCTATCTAAGTCACTGGCATATATAATCAATCAACGTATCCCGCCAACTTTGTGGAACCTCCCTTAGTGCTGAACATAATACCCAAATCTATAGTCTTGCTTAGATATCTGAAAACCCACCTAATTGCATTCCAATTCTTCTTTCCTAGATTACTCATGTATCGACTGACAACACTGACTGCATGAGGCAAATCTAGCTTGCTACACACCATAGCATAATAAGACTCCCAACTTTGCTAGTATAGGGAATCAGAGACATATGCTCCACCTCCTCATGAGACTCCCAACTTCTTCATGTGTTGTAGAGCCTCGAGGCCTACGGCCCCTTAATGACCCTTTAGAAGCAACCAACCAATCCAATCgatagaatacaagacatcgtacccccaaCAACATTCTCCATCGATTTCTCTCGTCTAGAGAAACTCTTTGTAGGAGATATATGAATGACAACTAAATTTAAACTACCCAGTCAAAGGATGAATGTAAACTTGTAAGGTACTACAAAAGCAAAGGTGAGAGTGAGGGAAAGAGGTAATGTTGGAGACAATGAGATTTAGAGTGGTTGGGAAACCTTGACTACATCCACTGCTAAGTGTTAACCCCACACTTGGACTTTCCACTAGAATGATTACACAATCACCCTTACAAATGTTTTTCCGGGTTCAACAATAACCTAAATGTTTTGGCTCACAGTCACTACTGTTCGTAGTCCACAACTCCTCTCTCCTTCGATTCGAATCGGATAAGAGATTGGTTGGAATCCCCGGAATCAGCCAAAGTTCTAAGAAATGGAATTGGAAAAAAGAACCAAAGATTTACACAGATTCAGGAATTACTGACTAAATGAAAGGTGAAAAATAGCCAAAAGGAAAAATCTAAATACATTCAAAGCCAATTCCATAATGAGCTTTTAGAATCACTCACAATCCAAATAAGGGTATACCAATTTTTTAACCATGTCATAAACCCACAAAACAACAGTGATTAAACAACAAAACCTAGGCCTGTACCTCAAGTTCTCACAGGCTTTAATTAGTAAATAGTACAATTATTGGTTCACGAGATAACATTGGTAAAGGAGAAAAACAGAAGGAAACAAGTAAGCAAAACTTGAATTAGACAAAGAAAAATAGATTAGTTACTAGGCTTCACCATTTTGTTGGAGAtagatcttcttttcttcttcattcatgAAAGATATGAGAGGGAAAGATTTGCCTACCCCCATAGCTGTCTTAAAAGTGATCTTATTGCCTTCAATATGCATCTCCACAATGGATACCCACACCATCAATTGCCTAGTCTTCACTCctgtcatcttcttcatcttccctttCTCCACATAAGCTGTTGTCTCTGCAGTATAACTTGCTTTAGTGTTGGTTGCTACATTGAAATGTTCATAGGCTGACTTGCATTTCCACCACACAAATCCTGTAGCTTTCACTCTCCCACATTCTACAAGCTCTCCTGTTGGAAGAACACCACTAGGGAATCCAAGTTCTTTCATTAGTTCCTCCGAAAATCGGTCACAGGCTTCCTTTCCATAGACAATTTCTGCCCCTGCTCTTTCAGCTTCCTTGCTAGCCATGGAGGAACTTCTTCAAGTACCTGTTGTGAAACAGTTTTAGGTGGTTTTTGTGACAATGGCTGAGAATGAAATGGAAGCTATTTATAAAGTAATGAAAGCAGAAGTGCAGAACCTTTTGAGGTAATGGGGAAGATAAAAGTCAATGGCTGGTTTACTATTCCAAATGTTTGATCAGGttagggtgtcaaaacctaacccaaacccacaaaaccaaaccgatcgAAACTGAATTGAATCGAAACCGATATGaatttattggatcatgtttcaaACTGGGTTTTGTGATACTAAAACAAAACTGACCATACGGAAGCTGATAAGACACcgaattgaaattaaaaacaaacaaaaaaacactaTCAAACCAATATAATCTGATAAGAAATCGATATCAAcccaaaattcattaaaaaacatattttttggaaaaaaatttagCATACTATTGTGTCTAGACATAgggtagtgttcttttttttatatatttatatggtAAATCAAAACCGATAAAAGGAACCGAAACCGATACACCCAAATTGAATCATGTTTTGAAGTCGCTTATTTTTACATTGAAACCGATGAAGTTGAACCAAAACTAGTCCAAACCGAtggattgacacccctagatcaAGTCTTCATGTCATAGCTTTggaagtttgaaatttgaatgtaatatacggaaaggattttttttcattttaaaaagaaTATTTGGTATTGCACAAGTGGTCCAGAAGTGGAAGTATTTCTTTATAAAAGATTTCTAAGGTCGCTCGTCCAATTCTGGAATCTCCAGAATACTTTAGTTGTagcatttgagagagagagagagagagactgtaaACACATTATTATCGGACGTGCAGTCATGGAACAATTATTCAACTCTTCTAGAATCTTTTCTTGATaagctctctatttatttatttataggaaaaagaacGTTAATCGATCGTGAGACACAGAAACTGTACTGTGGCCTAAAATGACCTTCTTGCCCTTATGGGATTTCCATCCTTTCATTGGATAAGACGATCATTTCTAAACGGTAAGAGAGGTTACTATGTCTAGGCGTGGGAGCCATGCTAGGCACGTATATTAGGACGATAAAGCCAGAATCACTCCAAGTTGCTTTCTCTTTGATAATATCGCCTAAAGACAATGGAATTGTTGAGAAACTCTAGTGGTCCTAAAATCTCCAATAGCCACAACATAAAGAAataagatgagggtattttcaAAGGTATCGGAGTGGCTCGATCTGCTTCGATCATATCTCATCTCTTTTTCGCAGATGATTGTTTCATTTTTCTATCAAATGCAACTAAGAATGATGTCTTGGCTATTAAATCTATTCTTGAACTTTTTGAAGATACGCTAGGACAAATAGTGAACCTAGATAGAAGCTTTATTCACTTGTGCCAACTGCATCATGGTTTTAGTGATCGGCATGGATCGGCTGTATCGAAAAAGTTTATTTCTGGGTTTCcttaaaaatgggttttcttgACTATTTTACCTCTTATCTGTACTGTTCCATCGATACAGTATCAGCCATGTATCAATATCGGGCACTTTCAAAACCATGCAGTATTGACCGTATCGGGCAttctgataccgatacctcaaaccatgaactGTACAGATTCAACTTGCCGGACCTTGTCTAGAATCCTTGGTTTACACAATTATAAAATATCTGGGCACTAAATTATTTTGGCATTGTGGTAGATCCTCTTCCTTCCAAGTCATAGTTGAGAGGTTAGAGAATAAACTCTCGAGCTGGAAAATGAATTTAATATCATAGGCacgttctcctctcaggttccttgaCCGGTCATGtgcgtaggttcctctcataggaggggtggaaatgacacctcaccccctgcccaaacacactgcccgggtggggtgagaTTGTCATTTAcgccctcctatgagaggaacctgtgCACGGACAGGAAatctgagaggagaaaaattcggGCGCACCACCCTCATCAAATCTGTCCTCTGCCATCCCAACCTATATAATATAGCCATCCGCCCATCCACTTCTTTCCCATTACGGTTTGTAATAAAATAAACTCGATCGAATGAGAGTTTTTGTGAGGTCAttaatcatctaaaaagaaaatccACACCATCTCGTGGAATGTATTGTgtaaaaccaaataaataacAATCACGTAAAGACCAAACCTTAATAAATgctcttctttaaaaaaaaaatttacatgtaCATGTCATGTTGTATTCTTTATGGTCTACTTCCTTATGTGGTATTTTAGTTGTAAATTTCATGAGGTAATTGTATTTATATTCATTGAGTTAGTGTGCTCATCACATTATTTATAACACTTTTTTCAGAGTCAGCATAGATATTGGATCGTATTACGAGGGACACCCCAAGCTCTAGGGGTTGaaatattttctctctttttgagGACATGGATGTGCATTTGTTTTAGATTGTTTGTAATGTTGTAACCTTTCATAAactttaattattatttttaccTAAATACCTCCAtagtatttttgtttttaaaaaaaaaataaaaaaatttccgTTGATTTTTAAATAGACTTTCCCGATCATTTGATTACCGTCCGCGAGAGTGGGCCTATTACCTTTATCCGGGTTTGGGTCGTTACATAGGAGATAGCCGACCTCTTTTCTCCAAAGAGATCGAAATTGTAGGAACCCAACAATTAAAGTCTATCATTTTTCCATTCTGAAAGAAATATTTAAAGAAATTTACATCGTTAAGTAATTATCAACCACACCATAATCCCACGTATTACAACTACCCCCCACAATCTTACAAAGACTCCCTCGTTTAAATGCAACTTCTAAATACATATTCAAATTTAAATATAACAACTTTATCCACGTAACACCTAACTCTTATCCATACATCCAAAGCATCAGATACACGCACTCCATGCAAGTAATtgccttctcttttttcttccttagaATATCTGATACAAATGATTTATGATGAAGTAGTATCTGATAAAGCCATAGTTGTGCACTTGTCCTTGTTCATTTGAGTATTAAAACAGTTTCCACCATCAAATTGATTCTTaagattttcaaatttcatcATCCAAATCAACACTAGTTTTCCTATGAACATATTTGGTAGCCCAAAACAAATAATTCAAGAAGCCCACAAGGCCAAGGACTGCTAGCAACCAATAGAATCGATCAAGATGATTCTGATTCAAATTGTTTCCTCCTAACCACCCTTGTTCTCCTATACCACTTCCATGTCTGGTGTACTTATTAACTAGTTCCACAAGAGTAGAGCCCAACAAGGAAGCTAACCCAAGGATACACCAAAAGATGGCAGTTCCAAGTGATTTCATCCCCCTTGAAGCTTCATTATTGAAGAATTCTAGCAATCCAACATAGGTAAACACATCTATGATAACAATACCAAAAAATTGAAGCCCAAGCCATAACACAGACATGGGCACTTGAGTTCCTAAGTTAATTAGCCCATGTTCCTCTGCAAtgcttttccttttcctctctATCAAAGCAGCAGTAACACCAGCTAATGAGACTACTATGTAGCCGACGGCGATCCGTTGCAAGTGGGTGATGCCAGTTCTATGTCCTGTGAATTTACTTGCAAGCGGCACGAATAATCGATCATAGAAGATCAAGATGATTGCTTGTAAAAATATAGGGATAGTCACAAGAGAAACAGGGGAGACATTGATCTTCCCTAGTGTAGTGTTCATTGTGTTTCCTTGTTGAATGGTAAATGTTAGAAGTTGTGGTATGGGAATGTAAGCAAACAATGCACTTAGGAATATTGGGAGCATTCGGAGGACAATTTTAGTCTCCTCTACTTGGGTCACACTGCAAAGAGACCAATTCCCTTTCGGCCCTTGTAGAATTGAAGCTTTGTCCAAGAATCTGCAAACAAAATTAGTGGAATACTTAATAATCATTCTAGGCTGATAATGCATAGTTCTTCTGTCTTAATGGTTTAACATTATAAGGATGCCTTTGGCATGGATTCTAGGCTGATAATGTATTCGAAGAAGTCATACCAAACGCTGCGTTAGACCTCCATCAATGATTTTAAACATATGgatccattatttatttaacgTATATTTGTCATTTCATCTTTTCAACCTCACACTTTTTGGGTCTCCCACACCCCATCCCTTGAAGATCTCAACTCTAAACCGTAGTTAAAGAGAATGAACTATACAACTATACTTTGAAATTGTCTGAAAACGTACAGTGGACTTTTTGATATGGAGAAAGATtttctccacccatagaggacggttcaccacCATTCACAAACCCCTGTGACTCTATTTGTTTGACGGAGAAAAGtggaaaaggtaaaaaagggtGGGAAACTTGTACTTGTTTCCCACAAACTACCACAAAAGTGACTGTTTGGTTAGATGGGTGAAAAACTTCCAGACAAactcattaaatgcatttattatTGTCTGGTGCGGTGGCATCCCTCTTATTCCCTCCCATTTCTCTACTATTCATGGAAAAGTTACTtttgaatctatctctctcttcttcctatttcctttctctcccactAAATCCCACTCCAGtaaaaaaagaatattccaTTATTATCTTTCCTTGTCAATCCAACCCACAACATGTAAGACCCACCCTcacaagtttcccacccctttttatccGTCAAACAAACAGAGCATATAGGATTTTTTCCTCCACATACCCTCTCCCGCCCCGTGGTGAATGGGATACTTTTCACCgtggatggaggaaaactcagtcctttCAAAATTAAGGGTGTGTTTGGTGTGATTTCTATGAATGCATTATCGACCTAGAATTTCCCGGCTGGATGGAGGACCAGTTGGCATTTTGGTCCTCCTAGCCCAAAAAATATTGGCTTATTAATTGTTCTTTACATTGATATATGGTTTCTAGACTTACCTGAGACTCTTTGTGTGTGGGAGTATCTCTCCTATCATCTCTTCATCAGGAGATCCTTGATATAATAATTCTGCTCCATTTTCTGGTAAGGGAagatttcttttcttaattgcaGCCACCAAAacctaaagatagaaaataTTAGTTAGATATTAAACATAAACAGATTAGCAATCTAATTAGGAACATCAATTAAGTAGACCTTAATTCTTACCTGCAACATTCTAGTAAGAGGGCTACCTCTTGGGATTTGATGCCGGTAGGATTTAAAACCAAATGCAAATACTATGACTCCTAATAACATAACAGCTGAAGTTACAGAGAGACCTTCAACCCATCCTTTGCTTGATTCAATCCATACTATCAAGATTAAACCCATCACTGATCCTCCAAAAATGGAAACATTTAACCAGTTGAAATAGCTCGATTTTCGCCGAGATTTGCTGATAACATCATCATCAAACTGATCTGCACCAAATGGTGGGAGATTTGCTCTTAAACATCCTTCACCTAATGCTATCATGTATAAGGCTATGTAGAGAACAGCAGCTTTGGAGCCATGGACTTGTTTGCAGTTGCTTTGTTGCCCCGAAGTGTCACATGCTGGTGGCCTAAGTGAtgggaaatatgcttgaaatgTAAGCAATACAAAGCCCTACAAAAAATAGAGACAATAACAAACTTAACTGTGTAAGaatatttgattttattttaagatTCTATGATAACTGTCATTAATTAAACCCTTTCCCATGGATGATCAGCTATGAATTTCTTGGAATACATAGATGGAGATGCATAATTATGGATTAACCAGCCCAGGCTTGGTTTCCTTACATGTTACCACAATACACATCTCGAGAAGGTAATAAAGGGTCTTCATATTGTTGGGGTTGGATGTGTCTTATATTctgcatagttggaaaaccggGTTTTGACTGGGGCGAGTCgcccgagtcgagtcaaaattttggaaaatctggtCAAGAGTCGTGTACATTAGGTCAGAgtaaaaaatgacgagactgGGTCATAAATCGTCTGAGTCAAATAAAACTTGATATTTTTAcccgagtcatgacaaacttgacgagttttgtcatttttaaaaaaatcataaagtcAGTTCGCTTAGAATTTTAGttgggtaaaatagtaaatccgtATTCTAAAATAGTAGTAAACCTTCAACTCCTCaattcccttctcttgttcaatggtataaacttaaaatgcattgatatgtgattcaatATCttatctggttttttttttttccatattttttttgtatttttttaattttttactaatttatacatatttatttatattaaaaatttttgaaaacatgACTCGCCTTGACAGGGTTTGACAAGGCTGAGTCGCCAAGTTTTTCTAAAAGACGAGTCAAGttagaaaacctgattttccaactataatATTCTATGGGTTCACATAATGAATTATTATTGATATATATTTGtaattgggttgggttatggGGTTCGTTACATATacagggtagaattgtaattatatGGGGATTAGGATTCCCTCCCTATATACTGTCTCTATGGGAAAAACTTAGACACCAGTAAAAGGAAGATCACTTTGTAAGGTACACATTCATGCTAAACACGTTAAATTTCAAGTGGTGTAAAGAGTTTTTCAAGTTTAATGAAAAATCTCGGATTCTCTCAAGTTGATGTAGACATTTTAAATTCCAAGTTGATTATCAAATTTGACTGTGATGATGTCTGAAAAATTGTCGATATGCACATATTGAAGTAATGTAAGATAATGCATGACTGCTGCTTTTATCTcaagaaaatataaataaatatatattaaataaaaattaataaataattatcTATAATTGTTAAACTATAATCAGAAGCTGAGAtacaaccaaattgaaatcCAACTTCTGAAAGGATTCAAATCtggatttttcattatttatttatatctcTTCTCCTAACTTCCAGAAGCTTTACAGAGGTTAAAGAAAGATTCAAATccctaattattttttttttggggggggcggggagggagggggggatgTGCAACCAAGAAAGATCCAAAATCAAAGGAAATTTTAATTCCATTGTGCAATAGACAAAAAATAACATGGCCCTCAACCAACATAATGAAGTCAAGATGAGATTTCCAAAACTGAATCACTAGCAatattttagagattgttgtttttttttttattgaatatatTTTAGAGATTGTTAAGGGACCAGACAAGGTTTTTATGATTTTAGTTTTTCTCTTCATGTTGTCCAAGGTCAACGCTAATAAACCCATTTACTTCTAAGTTTAAGGTAATaatcaaaataattattttaaccACTATGAAACAAGGGTGGGCCTAAGCCAGCAAGatatattttgaaattaaaCAACTCCAACGACGATTGTTGGCGGTCATTGCCCGTCTcatcgtgtctgggcagcatggtcctgccgggcagctcggcaatagaagatccaaattctatatatatatatatattggatcTCATCCTTAGAAGCACATCAGGTTGTCACTCCCTATCTCTGCTCAGATCGTAACTTTGATATCACTTGTTAGGGATTTTAGTATAATTCACTCAGAAACCTAGCtgttaaggagagggtgtcGAATTACCCACAAGTCTCTACTAACATTCAATGTGAGATTATTACTTCCACCTTCCATGTAGAACCTAACCCTGACAACAACTTTTTGATCTACAAAAAGATTAAAACAAGGATGAGGGTTGGTTATGCTATCAGTTTTCAATAAGCTAACAGCATATACCAACCACAGGGTTAGACACAGATGGGTAAGGGGGTATTTTCCAAAAGCGGGGCAAAGAAAAAGACACATGCTCAACACCCTGGCGACGTGCTCAGTCGTTTtctataaaacaaaataaaaaggaccCAGTTACTGTTTCTCCCAAAAGCAAATGTTCACTTTTCTTGTAAGAAAGGGTGGTGCTTTATTTTTCCATTCACACCTGAGTCATACCTCATTAGGTCCTATATTATGATATGATTGTAGACCAAGCAAGTAATCAGTTGGGCTCACTTTCACGTGCGAGAACGACTCACaactgttcagatggaatccaccctaTGTGGGGCCTACaaaatggattccatctgatCGAATGGCTGTGAGCCCTTCTCGTACGTTCAGGGAACATGATCCTGACACACAAGTGACCGGTGAGGCAGAGTCTGCCCCATacggaagagagaaagaagtacAGCccatgggagagagagagagagagagagatgctacCTTATGGTCTCCACATCTATTCCTCTCTCATGACCAATAAGCCAACTTAGCCAAGAACTTTacctcagagagagagagagaaagacttaCAAGGAAAACTAGAGGAGCAAAAAGAAGTAAAGTTTTGAATCTAGTGATGTAAGAGTCTGAGATGAAGCCACCAAGCAAAGCAAATGCGCATGTAGCACCAAAGAAGTTAGTCACAGTGGTGGAGGCAGTGGCAACATCCATATGCATGGTACCTCGAAGATAAGTCACCAAGTTTAGAAAGGTTGGTGCATAAGACATGTTTGTCATCACCACCATAACTGCAACAATAAGAGTAGAAGAAACAAACTCATCAACTCAAATCTCTAAATTTCAAAAATCTGATTTGGGTTTTTAGTAGATCAGAGTTTCACTTACAGCAGATGAAAAAAGCAGCTTTTGCTCCACCATGTCTCTCTTTGTTGATGGGGTTTCCCTTCCAATCCATAAAAACTTGAACAGCCATTATTGTTGGTGTTGGAGATGCTATCAGGCTTATAATGTCTCAAACCCTAAGTCT containing:
- the LOC122645219 gene encoding uncharacterized protein LOC122645219 — translated: MASKEAERAGAEIVYGKEACDRFSEELMKELGFPSGVLPTGELVECGRVKATGFVWWKCKSAYEHFNVATNTKASYTAETTAYVEKGKMKKMTGVKTRQLMVWVSIVEMHIEGNKITFKTAMGVGKSFPLISFMNEEEKKIYLQQNGEA
- the LOC122646433 gene encoding protein NRT1/ PTR FAMILY 4.6-like, with product MAVQVFMDWKGNPINKERHGGAKAAFFICFMVVMTNMSYAPTFLNLVTYLRGTMHMDVATASTTVTNFFGATCAFALLGGFISDSYITRFKTLLLFAPLVFLGFVLLTFQAYFPSLRPPACDTSGQQSNCKQVHGSKAAVLYIALYMIALGEGCLRANLPPFGADQFDDDVISKSRRKSSYFNWLNVSIFGGSVMGLILIVWIESSKGWVEGLSVTSAVMLLGVIVFAFGFKSYRHQIPRGSPLTRMLQVLVAAIKKRNLPLPENGAELLYQGSPDEEMIGEILPHTKSLRFLDKASILQGPKGNWSLCSVTQVEETKIVLRMLPIFLSALFAYIPIPQLLTFTIQQGNTMNTTLGKINVSPVSLVTIPIFLQAIILIFYDRLFVPLASKFTGHRTGITHLQRIAVGYIVVSLAGVTAALIERKRKSIAEEHGLINLGTQVPMSVLWLGLQFFGIVIIDVFTYVGLLEFFNNEASRGMKSLGTAIFWCILGLASLLGSTLVELVNKYTRHGSGIGEQGWLGGNNLNQNHLDRFYWLLAVLGLVGFLNYLFWATKYVHRKTSVDLDDEI